The following is a genomic window from Lentimicrobium sp. L6.
TTAACTCATCGTGGCAACGAAGGAAGGTAAACCATTGGCTATTGGCTGGAATTTCTGGTGTGACTTCTGGGCTCAGGGTTTTTAATACAGGTTCTGCACTTTCCATGCTTAATGCTTTAAACATTTGAGGCATCAATGGGAAGTGGTAAGCCGCATTACATTCATTACCAGTTTTAATATAATCCACTACATCTTGTGGTTTTTGGCAAGCTTCGGCTAATAATAAAGTACCTGGACTTAGATATTCACTTACGGCTCTGAAAAATCGGAGGATGGTATGGGTTTTAGGTAAGTTTTCACAATCAGTACCTTCTTCTTTCCAAAGGTAAGGAATGGCATCGGCTCTAAAACCATCAACGCCTTGCTGCATCCAGAAAGCAATATTTCGGCTCATGTCTAATAAGACAGCTGGATTGCGGTAATTCCAATCGGGTTGGAATTCGAAAAAGCGATGGAAGAAATACTCTTCTCCATCTTTTTCCCAATTGCTAGGGCACATGCCTTTAAAAAGAAGACGAGCCTCTTTATATTTTTCAGTGTCTTTATTCCAAATGAAATAATCGCGATAGGGATTGTCTTTTCCTTTACGAGCTTCTTGAAACCATGGGTGTTCCATGCTGCAATGATTCATGGCAATATCGAATATTACCTTGATACCTTTACTATGTGCATGTTCTAAAAATTCACGAAATTTCACTTGTTGATCTTCTGAAGAAGCCGTGTCGGGCATATTAAAAAGCTCTGGACGAATTCTACGATAGTCTTTAATATCGAAACCCGCATCTTTCATGGGTGAATCGAGGATGGGGAGTAACCATAGACAAGTCACACCCAAAGAGGCAATATGATCGAGTTTATCTATTAAACCATTAAAATCTTTATTAAACAAATCCACGTAAAGGCTATAAACCACAGCATCTTTATACCAATCTGGATTCTCATTAGTAGGGATTTCTTTCTTTAAATCAGTAAGTTCCGAAATGAAACTCTCTAATTTGCTTAAAGGCTCATTTGGATATAGTTCCTTGAAACTGTTCTTTAAGATTTCAAAATTTTGTGCTTTATTCATGATAAAAACCTTGATGATTTGTTCAATTTGTTTAATTCCTTTTATGCAAATCTAGTAACAAAAGGAGTGGTTTATACTAAGATACAAAAAGTATGGGACTTTCAATCGTTTGCGTTAAAAAGTTTTGCATTGGTAACGTTTGCGGTTTGTGGGATTGGGGAAAATGCTTAAAATTGAAATTATCAGTAAATTCACGTATAAATTAGGTGTAATATTTTTGATATATTTACATGCTGCATATAAAACAATAAATATGAAAAAGAATTACTATTTAACTTTTGCTATCATCCTTATATCATCATTTAATGCATTGAGCCAAGAATTTCCTACCCGAGGAGAAGTCTATGATTATGAAATTGGGGATGTTTTTCATATGGTAAATACTGAAAAGGCAGGGGAATATGGTGAGTGGTATTATACAGATAGTATTGTTAGAATTAAAAAAGTAATTGATAAAGTTTATTCTATCAATAATGATACTGTAATATTTGAATTTTTTGTTAAAGAAGCTAAGATATTTGAGTATCAGCCCAATATATATAGTGAGTATGAGCTGACATTATATTATACAAATTTGGATGAAATTGTGTCAGGAGATTCTATAATAGAGGATCCTGAAGTCTTTAATGGTAGAAAAATGGTGCTTTTTGATACGATTTATATTGAGGGCGCAGAAGAGGATCGCTATGAGAGAAGTTGGGTAATAGGTTGTGGCCAAACAAAAAATAATAGCGATTACTTTTCTTGGGCTAACATTATGAGACAATTATATACAAGGGAACTAGTCTACTTTAAAAAAGGAGAGGAAGAATGGGGTGAAGAGCTAGTTATGGTTGGGGTAGAGGAGGATATTTTTGAAAACAATTTTACAGTATTTCCAAACCCAGTTCAAGATAGGCTATATATTTCAACCCATATTGCCAGCCAGAATCAATTTTCGATTCAATTTTATAATTCCACAGGTCAATTG
Proteins encoded in this region:
- a CDS encoding alpha-amylase family glycosyl hydrolase, encoding MNKAQNFEILKNSFKELYPNEPLSKLESFISELTDLKKEIPTNENPDWYKDAVVYSLYVDLFNKDFNGLIDKLDHIASLGVTCLWLLPILDSPMKDAGFDIKDYRRIRPELFNMPDTASSEDQQVKFREFLEHAHSKGIKVIFDIAMNHCSMEHPWFQEARKGKDNPYRDYFIWNKDTEKYKEARLLFKGMCPSNWEKDGEEYFFHRFFEFQPDWNYRNPAVLLDMSRNIAFWMQQGVDGFRADAIPYLWKEEGTDCENLPKTHTILRFFRAVSEYLSPGTLLLAEACQKPQDVVDYIKTGNECNAAYHFPLMPQMFKALSMESAEPVLKTLSPEVTPEIPANSQWFTFLRCHDELSLELVYVDEADRAYIHKNYCHQPEWDFRVGEGISSRMSELFKKDVQKIKLAYSLMLSLPGTPVLYYGDEFGKGNDEEFYKEMIQMTGKDDTRFLVRGKVNWEEVEAQLDKRDSFESQIFAGLSAMVNARNKYKAFGRGEIEWLENNELGLLSFKRKFENEEILVLINLSGTDISYDYDGRFPFQDILGQNIRTLKNKVMIPAYSYYWIALK
- a CDS encoding T9SS type A sorting domain-containing protein yields the protein MKKNYYLTFAIILISSFNALSQEFPTRGEVYDYEIGDVFHMVNTEKAGEYGEWYYTDSIVRIKKVIDKVYSINNDTVIFEFFVKEAKIFEYQPNIYSEYELTLYYTNLDEIVSGDSIIEDPEVFNGRKMVLFDTIYIEGAEEDRYERSWVIGCGQTKNNSDYFSWANIMRQLYTRELVYFKKGEEEWGEELVMVGVEEDIFENNFTVFPNPVQDRLYISTHIASQNQFSIQFYNSTGQLMNTLSVSSNDVYVDMSNYSNGLYYVKLLNESGSILAKQKVLKI